A single window of Hymenobacter sp. APR13 DNA harbors:
- a CDS encoding nuclear transport factor 2 family protein — MNRLPLALLLLLLSGACAPVRPVPAVAAPAYSPVSPELYATIARQDSLMFAAFNRHDLAQLQTYFAEDLEFYHDKGGLANYQQSMQGFRRLFDQNKTTGLNRQLVPGTLEVYPINGYGAVETYQHRFCHVENGKDDCGTFKNMMVWRLRDGRWQVTRVVSYDH; from the coding sequence ATGAACCGTCTGCCGCTTGCCTTGCTGCTTTTGCTGCTCTCCGGAGCCTGTGCGCCGGTGCGCCCCGTTCCGGCCGTCGCTGCGCCGGCTTACTCGCCGGTTTCGCCGGAGCTGTACGCCACCATTGCCCGGCAAGACAGCCTCATGTTCGCGGCGTTCAACCGCCACGACCTCGCGCAGCTGCAAACCTACTTCGCCGAAGACCTGGAATTTTACCACGATAAAGGCGGCCTGGCCAACTATCAGCAATCCATGCAGGGCTTCCGGCGCCTGTTCGACCAAAACAAAACCACCGGCCTGAACCGCCAGTTGGTGCCCGGTACCCTGGAAGTGTATCCCATCAACGGCTATGGTGCGGTGGAAACCTACCAGCACCGGTTCTGCCACGTCGAAAACGGCAAGGACGACTGTGGCACGTTCAAGAACATGATGGTGTGGCGTCTGCGTGATGGGCGGTGGCAAGTGACCCGAGTAGTGAGTTACGACCACTAA
- a CDS encoding DUF5713 family protein, with the protein MAKKQEDLKNEAARKYAFLQEMAEDTYFPKRLVDKGKKVLVALCFAIEQQQPNELDELYELTHAATDEFNELQEAFEEADSEIETGARECIAADFDFIAKAYGFAEADLEELIATREW; encoded by the coding sequence ATGGCCAAAAAGCAGGAAGACCTCAAAAACGAAGCAGCCAGGAAGTATGCTTTCCTGCAGGAAATGGCGGAAGATACCTATTTCCCCAAACGGCTGGTAGACAAGGGTAAAAAGGTGTTAGTGGCGCTGTGCTTTGCCATCGAGCAGCAGCAACCCAATGAACTGGATGAACTGTACGAGCTGACCCACGCGGCCACCGATGAGTTCAACGAGCTGCAGGAGGCATTTGAGGAAGCGGATAGTGAGATAGAGACGGGGGCGCGAGAATGTATTGCAGCGGATTTCGACTTCATCGCAAAGGCGTACGGCTTCGCGGAGGCGGATCTGGAAGAGCTGATTGCTACCAGAGAATGGTAG
- a CDS encoding AAA family ATPase, with amino-acid sequence MKILRVRFFNLNSLRGEHTVDFSQTPLSDAGLFAITGPTGAGKTTILDAITLALYGQVPRHEATGPEHVMSHGTGESWAEVEFEVNGQHYRSKWGQYRARKRPEGNLQPPSMELSERKTADDGTETWPLIEEMKRQVPVRVAELSGLEYKQFLRSVLLAQGDFTRFLKAPAGERAQLLEKITDTKKYSDISRAAFERAKQETQLVEQLRAGLAGVTLLSAEEVAFLEGEAQELTQQLATATAAQEQLREARQWQLRLQELHRNVLATQQRQHQLAAEAETLAPLRQRLALHQQAAPFATDYALLRQLEAQLGRLRQETQQLQTQLPQLEQRRATAETTRTAARLAYDQATHLRSEQDPKLREAELLDHQIAEARRLLGQGKTEYEAQNEQCKRLKVAAEQAGTRARLLQEQVRDLDKWLLLHATVGELANGLPELSANLQHWEYLKAELGQLRQRLHEARLRSGQAATQAATHQQAAEAARGQLAASTAQYHSTATACHNWLLQLRHHVQTLHQQQEHEQQHWDDLRRSLHMQQLILSHTDTRQLLEDGQPCPVCGSLEHPYLAGVLGVSEDSFQRERQREEELSQRVRALGTRFNRLNTYVTMLEQAVPETPPGASATIQLLPETAEKEAAETIKQLLQQLKQLQQQCAAAEQQVQQAHTHQQAAQRQHHDYAQAVAQLEKELQDAEERMPAARDMVVSQAQSFGLPFADENGRALMEQARQRINEFETTKQQLAQAQQELSGVSVEASTSEAARQELQAWLSARKQALLDQNAAMQAQQQQRHALLPDADLAAVRQRLEQAVRSTETQRQHAEQQFQQHDTAATVAAARLQQLTHDTRQQQQAHAASTAALTQALQAAGLSPDPATLPALLLPESEAATLQAQLSRHEQEVALAARTLLDTEQQLQQEEARALTTEPLDALSHHLETSSQQLATLNQQLGQRQERLGSHRAGQERHATLAAQLETQQQEARRWRQLAELIGSADGKKFSEFAQGLTLARLVDLANRHLHRFSDRYRILRNPDQHLDLLIQDEYQAGAVRTMNSLSGGESFLVSLALALGLSELAGRKTQIDTLFIDEGFGTLDPDTLDIALSALEMLQGTGKTIGIISHVEALQERVSTQISVRKGAGGISSLQVVGFNGAL; translated from the coding sequence ATGAAAATCCTCCGCGTCCGTTTCTTCAACCTCAACTCCCTGCGCGGCGAGCATACCGTAGATTTCAGCCAGACGCCCCTCTCGGACGCGGGCCTGTTTGCCATCACCGGGCCGACCGGCGCGGGCAAAACCACCATCCTCGACGCCATTACGCTGGCCCTCTACGGGCAGGTGCCGCGCCACGAGGCCACCGGCCCCGAGCACGTGATGAGCCACGGCACCGGCGAGAGCTGGGCCGAAGTGGAGTTTGAAGTGAACGGCCAGCACTACCGCTCCAAGTGGGGCCAGTACCGGGCCCGCAAGCGCCCCGAAGGCAATCTGCAGCCTCCAAGCATGGAGCTGAGCGAGCGAAAAACGGCCGACGATGGCACCGAAACCTGGCCTCTCATCGAGGAAATGAAGCGGCAAGTACCCGTGCGCGTAGCCGAGCTGAGCGGCCTGGAATACAAGCAGTTTCTGCGCTCGGTGCTGCTGGCCCAGGGCGACTTCACGCGCTTCCTGAAGGCCCCGGCCGGCGAGCGGGCCCAGCTGCTGGAGAAAATCACCGACACCAAAAAGTACTCCGATATCTCGCGGGCGGCCTTCGAACGGGCCAAGCAGGAAACCCAGTTGGTAGAGCAGCTGCGCGCCGGGCTGGCGGGCGTCACGTTGCTGTCGGCGGAGGAAGTGGCGTTTCTGGAAGGCGAAGCGCAGGAGCTCACCCAGCAGCTGGCCACCGCCACCGCCGCCCAGGAGCAGCTGCGCGAGGCCCGGCAGTGGCAATTGCGGCTGCAGGAGCTGCACCGCAATGTGCTGGCCACCCAGCAGCGGCAGCACCAGCTGGCCGCCGAGGCCGAAACGCTGGCCCCGCTGCGCCAGCGCCTGGCGTTGCACCAGCAGGCCGCGCCCTTCGCCACCGACTACGCTTTGCTGCGCCAGCTGGAAGCCCAGCTCGGCCGCCTGCGCCAGGAAACCCAGCAGCTCCAGACGCAGCTGCCGCAGCTGGAGCAGCGCCGCGCCACCGCCGAAACCACCCGTACCGCCGCCCGCCTCGCCTACGACCAGGCCACCCACCTCCGCTCCGAGCAAGACCCTAAGCTGCGCGAAGCCGAGCTGCTGGACCACCAGATAGCGGAAGCGCGCCGCCTGTTGGGGCAGGGCAAAACCGAGTATGAAGCTCAAAACGAGCAGTGCAAACGTCTGAAAGTCGCAGCCGAGCAGGCGGGCACACGTGCGCGCCTGCTGCAGGAGCAGGTCCGGGACCTCGACAAATGGCTGCTGCTGCACGCTACCGTTGGCGAGCTAGCCAATGGCCTGCCTGAGCTTTCCGCTAACCTGCAGCACTGGGAATACCTCAAGGCGGAGCTAGGCCAGCTGCGCCAGCGCCTGCACGAAGCCCGGTTGCGGTCTGGGCAAGCGGCCACGCAGGCGGCCACGCATCAGCAGGCGGCCGAGGCGGCCCGCGGCCAGCTTGCCGCCTCTACAGCGCAGTACCACTCCACCGCCACCGCCTGCCACAACTGGCTGCTGCAGCTGCGCCACCACGTGCAGACGCTTCACCAGCAACAGGAGCATGAGCAGCAGCACTGGGACGATTTGCGCCGCAGCCTGCACATGCAGCAGCTCATCCTGTCGCACACCGATACCCGCCAGCTGCTGGAAGACGGCCAGCCCTGTCCGGTGTGCGGCTCCCTGGAACACCCCTACCTGGCGGGCGTGCTGGGCGTGAGCGAAGACTCATTTCAGCGGGAGCGGCAGCGGGAAGAAGAGCTCAGCCAGCGCGTGCGGGCCCTGGGCACCCGCTTCAACCGTCTCAACACCTACGTCACGATGCTGGAGCAGGCAGTGCCCGAAACGCCTCCTGGCGCCTCAGCCACCATTCAGCTACTCCCCGAAACGGCCGAGAAGGAAGCCGCCGAAACCATCAAGCAGCTGTTGCAACAGCTCAAGCAACTGCAGCAGCAGTGTGCCGCCGCCGAGCAGCAGGTGCAGCAGGCCCACACCCACCAGCAAGCCGCCCAGCGCCAGCACCACGACTACGCCCAGGCTGTGGCGCAGCTGGAAAAGGAGCTGCAGGATGCTGAGGAACGCATGCCCGCCGCCCGTGACATGGTGGTAAGCCAGGCGCAGAGCTTCGGGCTGCCGTTTGCCGACGAGAACGGCCGCGCGCTGATGGAGCAGGCCCGCCAGCGCATCAATGAGTTTGAAACGACAAAGCAGCAGCTGGCCCAGGCGCAGCAGGAGCTGAGTGGCGTGAGCGTGGAAGCCAGTACCTCGGAGGCTGCCCGGCAGGAGCTGCAGGCTTGGCTGAGCGCCCGCAAGCAGGCCTTGCTGGATCAGAACGCCGCTATGCAGGCTCAGCAGCAGCAGCGCCACGCTCTGCTGCCCGATGCCGATTTGGCCGCCGTACGCCAGCGCCTGGAGCAGGCCGTACGCTCCACCGAGACCCAGCGCCAGCACGCCGAGCAGCAGTTTCAGCAGCACGACACGGCCGCCACGGTGGCGGCGGCCCGCCTGCAGCAGCTCACCCACGACACCCGGCAGCAGCAGCAGGCACACGCCGCCAGCACGGCGGCCCTCACGCAGGCACTGCAGGCCGCCGGCCTCTCCCCCGACCCAGCCACTCTGCCCGCCCTGCTTCTGCCCGAATCCGAAGCGGCCACCCTGCAGGCGCAGCTCAGCCGCCACGAGCAGGAAGTGGCGCTGGCCGCCCGCACCCTGCTGGACACCGAGCAGCAGTTGCAGCAGGAAGAAGCCCGCGCCCTCACCACCGAGCCGCTGGACGCCCTGAGCCATCATCTGGAAACCAGCAGCCAGCAGCTGGCCACCCTCAATCAGCAGCTGGGCCAGCGGCAGGAGCGCCTTGGCAGCCACCGCGCCGGCCAGGAGCGCCATGCCACGCTGGCCGCCCAGCTGGAAACCCAGCAGCAGGAAGCGCGCCGCTGGCGGCAGCTGGCCGAGCTGATCGGCTCGGCCGACGGCAAGAAGTTCAGCGAGTTTGCCCAGGGCCTCACCCTGGCCCGCCTCGTAGACCTGGCCAACCGCCACCTACACCGCTTCTCCGACCGCTACCGCATCCTGCGCAACCCCGACCAGCACCTCGACCTGCTCATCCAGGACGAGTACCAGGCCGGCGCGGTGCGCACCATGAACTCGCTGTCGGGCGGGGAAAGTTTTCTGGTGAGTCTGGCGCTGGCGCTGGGCCTCTCGGAGCTAGCCGGCCGCAAAACCCAGATCG